GACCCCGAACTCCTGACCGTGAGAGCCCACCGGCTGCTCGAGTCGGCCGACGTCGTCCTCCACGACAAGCTTCCGGGCCCGAAGATCATCGAGATGCTGCCCGAAGACCGCCGCGAGGACGTCGGCAAACGCGCCGGCGGCGAACGCACGCCACAGTCCGAGATCAACGAGCGACTGGTCGAACTCGCCCGCGAGGGGAAGAGCGTCGTTCGGCTCAAGGGCGGCGACTCGTTCGTCTTCGGCCGCGGCGGCGAGGAGGCGGAGTACCTCGCGGCCCACGACGTCCCCTTCGAGGTCGTGCCCGGAGTTACGTCAGCTATCGCGGCGCCCGCGGTCGCTGGCGTCCCAGTCACCCACCGCGATCACGCCTCTTCCGTCTCGTTCGTCACGGGTCACGAAGACCCGACGAAAGAGGAGTCCGCCGTCGACTGGGGTGCTCTCGCAGCGACTGGCGGCACCATCGTCGTCCTGATGGGCGTCGGTCGGCTTCCCGACTACACGAACGCCTTACTCGAGTCCGGAATGGCCCCCGAGACGCCCGTTGCCCTCGTCGAACGCGGCACCTGGCCGGGACAGCAGGTCGCGACGGGAACGCTCGAGACGATCGTCGACGCCCGCGACGAGGCCGAGATCTCGCCACCCGCCGTGACGGTGATCGGCGATGTCGCCGGCAGTCGCGAGTCGGTGGTCGACTTTCTGCAAAACGACTACGGCGCGGCCAGCGAGGACGACTGAGAGGGACCCACGATGAGCGAAACACCAGAGACACCCACCGTTGCCGTCTTTCGCCCCGACGACGAGCGAATCGAAGATGCTGTCAGCCTGCTCGAGGAGTTCGGGACCGATCCCCTGCCGGACCCGATGCTCGCCGTCGAGCCAACCGACGCGACGCCCCGAACCGACGCCGACTACGTCGTCTTCACCAGCAAGACGGGTGCGGAACTCGTCTCCGAGGCGGGCTGGGAGGAGAGCGGCGAAACCGTCTGTGCGATCGGTCCCGCAACCGCCGACGCGCTCCGCGAGGAGGGGTACGCAGTCGATATCGTCCCCGAAGAGTTCACCTCGAGCGGACTTGTCGCTACGCTAGCAAACGAGATCGACGGTGCGCGCGTCGAAGTCGCCCGCAGCGACCACGGGAGCCCGGTGTTGCTCGAGGGCTTCGAAGACGCGGGTGCGTACGTCCACGAGACGGTCCTCTATCGACTGGTGCGACCTAAGGGGAGCGGCGAGTCCGCCACCCTCGCCGCCGCAGGCGACCTCGATGCCGTCTGCTTCACCTCGTCGCTGACCGTCGAACACTTCCTCGAGGCCGCGGCCGAGCGAGGGGTCCGTGCGGACGCACTCGAGGGACTCGCCGAGGCCACCGTCGGCGTCATCGGTGCGCCGACGGCCGAAACCGCCGCAGCGCACGGACTCGATGTCGACGTGGTCCCCGACGAGGCCACGTTCGAAGCACTCGCGCGGGAGACGCTCGAAGCCGTTCGACGCGCTCGCGAGTAGCCAGGGCGGTCGCGCGATCGAACCGAGCAGACGGGCGTAGAGCGGGTGTGATTGCCTCACAACCAGCGCTGGCAAGGTCAATATCTTCCCCCGTGAACCCCTTCTATCTACTGTCTATGGCAGTTGAAACGCTCCGAAAAGGTAGCCTGGATCCGCCGAACTCCGTCGGGCTCCGAGCCGCGTTTCTCGTCCTCTGGGCGATCGACGCCATCGCAGCGACGCTGTTCTTTCTGGTCCCGTACGCAACCGAACTCAACCCCATCACCGTTTTGTTCTATCAGCTGTTCGGACTGCCCGGTGTCCCGGTCGCGGCCCTCTGCTACGCCGCCGCCGTCGTGATGATCGGCCACGTCCTCTCGGACCCGATGGACGTCCGCTTCGTCGGGGTCGTCGTCGTGCTGTACACCCTGTTCGCGGTCAACAACATTCTCCTGCTCCTGTTCCGCGAACCCGTGGTCGAGATGCTCTTCCTCTGAGCCAGACCGCAAGTTTATGATCGAAGCCGAACCAACGACCCTCCATGGCAGGGCCAGTACCCGAACTCGAGGATCGTGCGACTCGGTGTGCAACGCGGCTGTCCGACGCCGACCGCGTGCTGCTGGCCTCCCACATCGACGCCGACGGGCTGACCAGCGCCGCGATCGCCGCTAGCGCGCTCGAGCGGGCAGAGATCCCGTTCGAGACAGTCTTCGAGAAACAGCTCGACGAGACCGCTATCGCCGATATCGCGGCGACGGACTACGAGACTGTACTCTTTACCGACTTCGGGAGCGGTCAGCTCGATATCATCGGCGAACACGAGGAAAACGGCGACTTCACACCCGTCATCGCGGACCACCACCAGCCCGCCGACCGGGAGACCGAGTACCACCTCAACCCGCTGCTGTTCGGGATCAACGGCGCCTCAGAACTCTCGGGTGCGGGCGCGAGCTACGTGCTCGCCCGCGCGCTCGCTGAGGTTTGGAATGGGGAACGGCGTTCGACTGAAGAAACGTCGGCCGAAAGTGAATGGATGGACCCACGGTCCGACGGCGGGATCGTCACCGCGAGCGGTACTAACGATGCCCGCGCCGACAACCGCGATCTGGCCGCACTGGCCGTCGTCGGCGCCGTCGGCGACATGCAGGCCTCGAGCGGCGAACTCCACGGCGCGAACGCGAAGATCGTCGAGGAGGGCGTCGAGGCCGGCGTCGTCGAGACCGGGACGGACCTCGCACTCTACGGGAAACAGACCCGACCCCTCCCCAAGCTGTTCGAGTACGCCACCGACGTCCACATTCCCGGCATCTCCAACAACGAAGGTGGTGCGCTCCGATTCCTCGACGGACTCGATCTCGACCTAAAACGGGATGGCGAGTGGCGCCGGTGGTCCGGCCTCTCGAACGACGAGAAACAGACCGTCGCCAGCGCGCTCGTCCAACGGGCCGTCTCGAAGGGCGTTCCCGCGAGTAAGATCGACCAACTCGTCAGCACCGCGTACGTCCTGCCCGCAGAACCCGTCGGCACCGAACTCCGAGACGCCAGCGAGTTCTCGACACTGCTCAACGCGACCGCACGCTACGAACGCGCCGACGTCGGTCTCGGCGTCTGTCTCGGGGACCGGGGCGACGCACTCGAACGCGCGCGAAAACTCCTCCGAGATCACCGACGGAACCTCTCGAACGGAATCGACCTCGTCACGCGCGAAGGCGTCACGCACGAGGACCACCTCCAGTGGTTCGACGCGGGCGACGAGATCCGCGAAACTATCGTCGGCATCGTCGCCGGGATGGCGATGGGGAACGAGGGGATCAGCCGATCGAAGCCGATCCTCGCGTTCGCGGAGAAAAACGAGGACGAACTGAAGGTCTCCTCCCGCGGGACCCACAATCTGGTCCGAGAGGGACTCGACCTTTCGGTCGTCATGGGCGAGGCCTCTCGAGCCGTCGGCGGCGACGGGGGCGGTCACGACGTCGCCGCCGGTGCGACGGTACCGAAAGGCGAAGAATCGGCGTTTATCGAACGGGCCGACGAGATCGTCGGCGAACAACTCTCCTGAACGTCGGTGTATCTAGCGACCCTATCCTGACCGCTCCATCGACGCCGGAACCGTCGGCACCAGCGGCGCACGTTTGGTCAACAGATACGTCGACTTGCGG
Above is a window of Natronorubrum tibetense GA33 DNA encoding:
- the cobA gene encoding uroporphyrinogen-III C-methyltransferase; its protein translation is MTDADTSTESSGFDPVDVDPGTVYLVGSGPGDPELLTVRAHRLLESADVVLHDKLPGPKIIEMLPEDRREDVGKRAGGERTPQSEINERLVELAREGKSVVRLKGGDSFVFGRGGEEAEYLAAHDVPFEVVPGVTSAIAAPAVAGVPVTHRDHASSVSFVTGHEDPTKEESAVDWGALAATGGTIVVLMGVGRLPDYTNALLESGMAPETPVALVERGTWPGQQVATGTLETIVDARDEAEISPPAVTVIGDVAGSRESVVDFLQNDYGAASEDD
- a CDS encoding uroporphyrinogen-III synthase; amino-acid sequence: MSETPETPTVAVFRPDDERIEDAVSLLEEFGTDPLPDPMLAVEPTDATPRTDADYVVFTSKTGAELVSEAGWEESGETVCAIGPATADALREEGYAVDIVPEEFTSSGLVATLANEIDGARVEVARSDHGSPVLLEGFEDAGAYVHETVLYRLVRPKGSGESATLAAAGDLDAVCFTSSLTVEHFLEAAAERGVRADALEGLAEATVGVIGAPTAETAAAHGLDVDVVPDEATFEALARETLEAVRRARE
- a CDS encoding DHH family phosphoesterase, producing the protein MAGPVPELEDRATRCATRLSDADRVLLASHIDADGLTSAAIAASALERAEIPFETVFEKQLDETAIADIAATDYETVLFTDFGSGQLDIIGEHEENGDFTPVIADHHQPADRETEYHLNPLLFGINGASELSGAGASYVLARALAEVWNGERRSTEETSAESEWMDPRSDGGIVTASGTNDARADNRDLAALAVVGAVGDMQASSGELHGANAKIVEEGVEAGVVETGTDLALYGKQTRPLPKLFEYATDVHIPGISNNEGGALRFLDGLDLDLKRDGEWRRWSGLSNDEKQTVASALVQRAVSKGVPASKIDQLVSTAYVLPAEPVGTELRDASEFSTLLNATARYERADVGLGVCLGDRGDALERARKLLRDHRRNLSNGIDLVTREGVTHEDHLQWFDAGDEIRETIVGIVAGMAMGNEGISRSKPILAFAEKNEDELKVSSRGTHNLVREGLDLSVVMGEASRAVGGDGGGHDVAAGATVPKGEESAFIERADEIVGEQLS